One Punica granatum isolate Tunisia-2019 chromosome 3, ASM765513v2, whole genome shotgun sequence genomic window carries:
- the LOC116201917 gene encoding uncharacterized protein LOC116201917 yields the protein MSQLPPAPPPPPLPPQEYDEEEIPPFLLSTARLPPPPTSLCKQRSWSPDISRDEAWARRQGTHGSRLRRTKSVTDEDLDELKACIELGFGFDSPEVDPKLSDTFPALEFYYAVVNNKQFNDVAPKSSNSAEASDSSPMSPADTPSHHAIFTPGDNPRVVKTRLRQWAQVVACSVRQSSV from the exons ATGTCTCAACTTCCACCCGCCCCTCCCCCACCCCCTCTTCCTCCCCAGGAATACGACGAGGAGGAGATCCCTCCCTTCCTGCTGTCGACCGCCCGCCTCCCCCCGCCCCCCACGTCCCTGTGCAAGCAGCGGTCGTGGTCCCCCGACATATCCCGGGACGAGGCCTGGGCCCGGCGGCAGGGAACCCATGGGAGCCGTCTGCGCCGTACAAAGAGCGTCACCGACGAGGACCTCGACGAGCTTAAGGCTTGCATAGAACTTGGGTTCGGTTTCGACTCCCCCGAGGTCGACCCCAAGCTGTCGGACACCTTCCCTGCCCTCGAGTTCTACTACGCGGTTGTCAACAACAAGCAGTTCAATGACGTCGCCCCGAAGTCGTCTAATTCTGCGGAAGCCTCCGACTCCTCCCCTATGTCTCCGGCCGACACCCCCAGCCACCACGCCATATTCACCCCCG GGGACAATCCGCGGGTGGTGAAGACAAGACTGAGGCAGTGGGCGCAGGTAGTCGCGTGTTCGGTGCGGCAATCATCAGTCTGA
- the LOC116200339 gene encoding agamous-like MADS-box protein AGL61, with the protein MDLDGRKTRGKQKIQIKKIEDENIRLITFSKRRSGIYKKACELSTLCGAQIGIVVFSPTGKPFSFGQPTIMAVLERYCNRNISKQPLDGDRVQQILEAQRRERIQELNQTLDETLTRLMDEKKRGKSLAQLIKETRAGKAARGEVSWWEAKIEELSPPQLEQVSESLEQFYGDLTNHMNQRNNDNQNNNNNSNIVGSSISSWETLNFDFNIADFDIGSGGFPDNWW; encoded by the exons ATGGATTTGGATGGACGGAAAACTCGGGGCAAGCAGAAGATCCAGATAAAGAAGATAGAGGATGAGAATATTCGCTTGATCACGTTCTCGAAACGCAG ATCTGGCATCTATAAGAAAGCGTGTGAGCTATCAACATTGTGTGGGGCTCAAATCGGGATCGTAGTGTTTTCTCCAACAGGGAAGCCCTTCTCATTTGGGCAGCCAACAATCATGGCGGTGCTAGAGCGATACTGCAATAGGAACATCTCTAAACAACCGCTCGATGGTGACCGGGTGCAGCAAATTTTGGAGGCCCAGCGGAGGGAGAGGATCCAGGAGTTGAACCAGACTTTGGACGAGACCCTCACCAGATTAATGGACGAGAAAAAGCGCGGAAAGTCACTTGCACAATTAATCAAGGAGACCCGGGCCGGGAAAGCAGCCCGAGGTGAAGTTAGTTGGTGGGAGGCTAAGATTGAAGAGCTCTCGCCTCCACAACTCGAGCAAGTGTCTGAGTCCCTAGAGCAATTTTATGGTGATCTCACAAACCACATGAACCAACGAAACAATGACAATCAaaacaacaataacaatagTAATATCGTTGGTTCCTCTATCTCATCATGGGAAACgctaaattttgattttaatattGCTGACTTCGACATTGGAAGTGGGGGATTTCCGGACAACTGGTGGTGA